A stretch of the Coprobacillus cateniformis genome encodes the following:
- the mutS gene encoding DNA mismatch repair protein MutS, whose amino-acid sequence MKQKYSPMMMQYLKIKEDNKDAIVMFRLGDFYEMFFDDAVVASKALDLALTGKNAGAKERVPMCGVPFHSVSGYIQRLIDLGHKIAIVEQLSDPGKKGIVERGVVQIVTPGTIMDGSLNEKRNHYIGALGVFDFNYTLAYCDISTGEFYVVNIDKQEHLLKNQIDSLGLRELVVDEDIHFDQVFISQYHNDKFNESYKKIFENIKDLKEIKVCSSLLNYMLETQKRELGHIQVIQEVKTEDFIYMDSYTKKSLELIKNADNENYGTLQWLLDDTKSAMGGRLLRQWIERPLINQEKIERRMDIIEILIDNFIERETIKDIINDIYDIEKLAGRIAFGNVNARDLKWIAASLKVIPELKHQLLSLDNQYTNSLAEQLLDLTHITDLIDQAIVDNPPLTIKEGGLIKDGYNEELDELRYIRENGKQWLSEFEQKERERTGIKGLKIGYNRVFGYYIEVTKSYLPMIKDEFEYTRKQSISNAERFVTPELKEMEAKILSAHDKMVALEYEIFVQMREYIKKDVHSIQDVASVVAQVDVYQSLASKASHNGYVRPMFNDQHIVDITNGRHGVIEQVISRQNYVPNDLHIEHDAPILLITGPNMGGKSTYMRQIALCVIMAQIGSFVPCEQANLPVFDQIFTRIGASDDLISGQSTFMVEMLEANNALRYASQDSLIIFDEIGRGTATFDGMAIAQAMIEYIATSIHCITLFSTHYHELTMMDEKFKIQNVHASASVEGDHIVFLYKIKPGRSHRSYGINVAQLAKLPDEVIARAQIILKSLEDNNLETVISETNEQPVIVQKESEVEKTLSRIDPMALSPIDALSTLIELKKLL is encoded by the coding sequence ATGAAACAAAAATATTCACCAATGATGATGCAATATTTAAAAATAAAAGAAGACAATAAAGATGCAATCGTAATGTTTAGATTGGGTGATTTTTATGAAATGTTTTTCGATGATGCTGTTGTTGCTTCAAAAGCACTGGATCTTGCTTTGACAGGTAAAAATGCTGGAGCCAAAGAAAGAGTTCCTATGTGTGGAGTGCCATTTCATTCAGTCAGTGGTTATATTCAAAGATTGATTGATTTAGGTCATAAGATTGCTATTGTGGAACAATTATCAGATCCTGGGAAGAAAGGAATTGTTGAGCGTGGAGTTGTTCAGATTGTAACACCGGGAACGATTATGGATGGATCTCTTAATGAGAAAAGAAATCATTATATAGGGGCTTTAGGTGTTTTTGATTTTAATTATACTTTGGCTTATTGTGATATTTCAACTGGAGAATTCTATGTTGTGAATATTGATAAACAGGAGCATTTATTAAAGAATCAGATTGATTCTTTAGGTTTAAGAGAACTGGTTGTTGATGAAGATATTCATTTTGATCAGGTATTTATTTCCCAATATCATAATGATAAATTTAATGAATCTTATAAGAAAATCTTTGAGAATATAAAAGATTTAAAAGAAATTAAAGTTTGTTCAAGCTTGCTTAATTATATGCTAGAGACTCAAAAAAGAGAATTAGGTCATATTCAAGTTATTCAAGAAGTAAAGACAGAAGATTTTATTTATATGGATTCTTATACAAAGAAATCTTTAGAACTGATAAAGAATGCTGATAATGAGAATTATGGAACTTTGCAGTGGTTATTAGATGATACAAAGTCAGCAATGGGTGGAAGACTTTTGCGTCAATGGATTGAAAGACCATTAATTAATCAGGAAAAAATTGAAAGAAGAATGGATATTATTGAAATCTTAATCGATAATTTTATTGAAAGAGAAACGATTAAAGATATTATTAATGATATTTATGATATTGAAAAATTGGCAGGAAGAATTGCTTTTGGAAATGTCAATGCAAGAGATTTAAAATGGATTGCTGCTTCATTAAAAGTTATTCCTGAATTAAAACATCAATTGTTATCACTTGATAATCAATATACAAATAGTCTAGCAGAACAATTATTAGATTTAACACATATTACTGATTTGATTGATCAGGCTATTGTTGATAATCCACCATTAACTATTAAAGAAGGTGGATTGATTAAAGATGGTTATAATGAAGAGTTGGATGAATTGCGATATATTCGTGAGAATGGAAAACAGTGGTTAAGTGAATTTGAACAAAAGGAAAGAGAAAGAACAGGAATTAAGGGACTAAAGATTGGCTATAACAGAGTATTTGGTTATTATATTGAGGTTACAAAGAGTTATTTGCCTATGATTAAAGATGAGTTTGAATATACAAGAAAACAAAGTATCTCTAATGCTGAGAGATTTGTGACACCAGAATTAAAAGAAATGGAAGCAAAAATTTTGAGTGCTCATGATAAAATGGTGGCACTTGAATATGAAATCTTTGTGCAAATGAGAGAGTATATAAAAAAAGATGTTCATTCTATTCAAGATGTAGCCAGTGTTGTGGCGCAGGTTGATGTCTATCAGTCATTAGCATCTAAGGCAAGTCATAATGGTTATGTACGTCCAATGTTTAATGACCAGCATATTGTAGATATCACAAATGGACGTCATGGTGTCATTGAGCAAGTGATTTCTAGACAAAACTATGTCCCAAATGATTTACATATTGAACATGATGCACCTATACTTTTGATTACTGGTCCAAATATGGGTGGAAAATCTACATATATGCGTCAAATTGCATTATGTGTTATTATGGCACAGATTGGCTCATTTGTGCCTTGTGAACAAGCTAACTTACCTGTATTTGATCAAATCTTTACACGCATTGGTGCAAGTGATGATTTGATTTCAGGACAGTCAACGTTTATGGTTGAAATGCTAGAAGCCAACAATGCTCTTCGCTATGCTTCACAGGATTCACTGATTATCTTTGATGAAATAGGACGTGGAACTGCAACGTTTGATGGGATGGCTATTGCACAGGCAATGATTGAGTATATAGCAACTTCTATTCACTGTATCACATTATTTTCTACTCATTATCATGAGTTAACAATGATGGATGAAAAGTTCAAGATTCAAAATGTGCATGCAAGTGCTTCAGTTGAAGGTGATCACATTGTTTTCTTATATAAGATTAAACCTGGTAGAAGTCATCGTTCTTATGGTATTAATGTTGCTCAGTTAGCAAAATTGCCTGATGAAGTGATTGCTCGTGCGCAAATTATTTTGAAGTCGCTAGAAGATAATAATCTTGAAACCGTTATTAGTGAAACGAATGAGCAGCCAGTCATTGTTCAAAAAGAAAGTGAAGTTGAAAAGACATTATCAAGAATAGATCCTATGGCATTATCACCAATAGATGCCTTAAGTACATTAATTGAACTAAAGAAATTACTATAA
- the cotE gene encoding outer spore coat protein CotE produces MSNNIREIYTKAIVAKGKKLSKCTYTFTLTDCPNDILGCWITNHHYEAAIKNRVPKIVGTYDVHVWYSCHDEMDSVVERHQVTYIDDMQVTKKESRDFETTDQVKARCREKPKCLSASHSDYNVTIEVEKEMQIEISGETCIKVEVKNEDEVWDEFEDIEINPDFIKS; encoded by the coding sequence ATGAGCAATAATATCAGAGAGATTTATACAAAGGCAATTGTGGCGAAGGGGAAAAAATTATCCAAATGTACCTATACTTTTACTTTGACAGATTGTCCAAATGACATACTTGGGTGTTGGATTACAAATCACCATTATGAAGCAGCTATTAAAAACAGAGTTCCTAAGATTGTTGGGACTTATGATGTGCATGTTTGGTATAGCTGTCATGATGAAATGGATTCGGTTGTGGAAAGGCATCAGGTCACTTATATTGATGATATGCAAGTCACAAAGAAAGAATCAAGGGATTTTGAGACAACTGATCAGGTCAAAGCAAGATGCCGTGAAAAGCCAAAATGTTTGTCTGCGTCACATAGTGATTACAATGTGACGATTGAAGTTGAGAAGGAAATGCAGATAGAAATTAGCGGTGAAACTTGTATCAAAGTAGAAGTCAAGAATGAGGATGAAGTTTGGGATGAATTTGAAGATATAGAAATCAATCCTGACTTCATTAAAAGTTGA
- a CDS encoding AraC family transcriptional regulator, which translates to MVAWEPIQETITYIENNLACDLNVEILAHRVYLSPYYFQRLFNRLVNKNIAEYIKLRRLAKAAKLLKESDLSILAIAIKCGFQSHSHFTKVFKNVYTITPSEYRDSNIHLDFFVQPDLSLNYSFIEEGKPYIVDDMVIEINEYECKEDIQFIGKSTISLVSQIGEAKVNQLTSLWDDFEIDQNQAGVDILTPCEDTNYFDYFVGIESKENPFNLETRIMPKGSYVVCRYEAEDFETLVNVALYKASQYLYERWLPQHHLIPEPLLVQKYFQPFSKNCYIELWAKIQPAKI; encoded by the coding sequence ATGGTTGCATGGGAACCGATTCAAGAAACAATTACATATATAGAAAACAATTTAGCTTGTGATTTAAATGTTGAAATACTCGCACATAGAGTATATTTATCACCATATTACTTTCAGCGTTTGTTTAATCGTTTGGTAAATAAAAATATTGCTGAATATATTAAGCTGAGGAGACTTGCCAAAGCTGCAAAACTATTAAAGGAGTCTGATTTAAGCATTTTAGCTATCGCAATCAAGTGTGGTTTTCAAAGTCATAGTCATTTTACAAAGGTGTTTAAAAATGTTTATACGATAACACCATCTGAATATCGAGATTCAAATATTCATCTGGACTTTTTTGTTCAGCCGGATTTATCTCTGAATTATTCTTTTATAGAGGAAGGGAAACCATATATTGTTGATGATATGGTTATCGAAATTAATGAATATGAATGTAAAGAAGATATTCAATTTATTGGTAAGAGTACGATTTCGCTTGTGTCTCAAATAGGCGAAGCTAAAGTCAATCAACTTACTTCCTTATGGGATGATTTTGAAATCGATCAAAATCAGGCAGGTGTAGATATTTTAACTCCTTGTGAAGATACAAATTATTTTGATTATTTTGTTGGAATCGAATCAAAAGAGAATCCTTTCAATCTAGAAACAAGGATCATGCCAAAAGGAAGTTATGTTGTTTGTCGCTATGAAGCAGAAGATTTTGAGACTCTAGTCAATGTTGCATTATACAAGGCAAGTCAGTATTTGTATGAAAGGTGGTTGCCACAACATCATCTGATTCCTGAACCCTTGCTAGTTCAGAAGTATTTTCAGCCATTTTCAAAAAACTGTTATATCGAATTATGGGCTAAAATTCAGCCAGCCAAAATTTAA
- a CDS encoding IMP dehydrogenase produces the protein MAYFFDEPSHTFNEYLLVPGYSSAECQPKNVSLKTPLVKFKKGEEPAISLNIPLVSAIMQSVSNDTMAVALAREGGVSFIYGSQSVESQAEMVRKVKAYKAGFVPSDSNIAPDQTLKDVIALKEKTGHSTMAVTIDGTANGKLVGIVTGRDYRVSRMDMDTKVSEFMTPFDKLVTARSGVSLKEANDLIWDNKLNALPIIDENQKLEYFVFRKDYESRKSNPNELLDHSKRYVVGAGINTRDFAERVPALIEAGADVLCIDSSEGFSEWQKLTIDWIRKTYGDTVKVGAGNVVDAEGFRFLADAGADFIKIGIGGGSICITREQKGIGRGQATATIEVAKARDEYFQETGIYIPICSDGGIVHDYHMTLALAMGSDFIMLGRYFSRFDESPTNKVNINGQYMKEYWGEGSARARNWQRYDLGGDKKLSFEEGVDSYVPYAGSLKDNVGLSLAKIKSTMCNCGALSIPELQEKAKITLVSSTSIVEGGAHDVVLKDSTPSHNQ, from the coding sequence ATGGCATATTTTTTTGATGAACCATCGCACACATTTAATGAATATTTATTAGTTCCAGGATACTCAAGTGCAGAGTGTCAACCTAAAAATGTAAGTTTGAAAACACCTTTGGTAAAATTTAAAAAAGGTGAAGAACCTGCTATCTCATTAAACATACCTCTTGTATCTGCAATTATGCAATCTGTATCTAATGATACAATGGCAGTTGCACTTGCAAGAGAAGGTGGGGTTTCATTTATTTATGGCTCTCAATCTGTTGAGTCACAAGCAGAAATGGTTAGAAAGGTCAAAGCATATAAAGCAGGGTTTGTTCCTAGTGATTCAAATATTGCTCCAGATCAAACATTAAAGGATGTCATTGCATTAAAAGAAAAAACAGGACATTCAACAATGGCTGTAACAATTGATGGAACAGCAAATGGGAAATTGGTTGGTATAGTAACGGGAAGAGATTATCGTGTATCTCGTATGGATATGGATACAAAAGTATCTGAATTCATGACACCATTTGATAAATTAGTGACTGCTCGTAGTGGTGTCTCTTTAAAAGAAGCGAATGATCTTATTTGGGATAACAAATTAAATGCATTACCAATTATTGATGAAAATCAAAAATTAGAATATTTTGTTTTTAGAAAAGATTATGAATCAAGAAAATCAAATCCAAATGAATTATTGGATCATTCTAAAAGATATGTTGTTGGTGCCGGTATTAATACAAGAGACTTTGCTGAACGTGTTCCTGCTTTAATAGAAGCTGGAGCAGATGTTCTATGTATTGATTCAAGCGAAGGTTTTAGTGAATGGCAAAAATTAACAATTGATTGGATAAGAAAAACTTATGGTGATACTGTAAAAGTTGGTGCTGGTAATGTAGTAGATGCTGAAGGTTTTAGATTCTTAGCAGATGCTGGTGCTGATTTTATAAAGATAGGAATCGGTGGAGGTTCTATTTGTATTACACGTGAACAAAAAGGAATTGGAAGAGGTCAAGCAACAGCAACGATTGAAGTCGCTAAAGCAAGAGATGAATACTTCCAAGAAACTGGTATTTATATCCCTATCTGTAGTGATGGTGGAATTGTTCATGATTATCATATGACTCTTGCTTTGGCAATGGGTTCAGACTTTATTATGTTAGGTAGATATTTCTCTCGTTTTGATGAATCACCAACAAATAAAGTGAATATCAATGGACAATACATGAAAGAGTATTGGGGTGAAGGAAGTGCCCGTGCAAGAAACTGGCAAAGATATGATTTAGGTGGAGATAAGAAACTTTCTTTCGAAGAAGGTGTTGATTCTTATGTTCCATATGCTGGATCATTAAAAGATAATGTCGGTTTGTCATTAGCAAAAATTAAGTCTACAATGTGTAACTGTGGAGCATTATCTATTCCTGAATTACAGGAAAAAGCTAAAATCACTCTTGTTTCTTCTACAAGCATTGTAGAAGGTGGAGCACATGATGTTGTTTTAAAAGATTCGACTCCGTCACATAATCAATAA
- a CDS encoding YlbF family regulator yields the protein MKKLNKEIEEKAKALNQWILDQEVVKEFQKYETLIHNNPDLLNTEEELKDIQKQIVNAKHQGIDCQKLIESYENKRKLFDENPIVYNYLLLKQEVNDLVTQIQDDINEQLQKKVD from the coding sequence GTGAAGAAATTGAATAAGGAAATAGAAGAAAAAGCGAAAGCTCTTAATCAGTGGATATTGGATCAAGAAGTCGTTAAAGAGTTTCAAAAATATGAAACTCTTATTCATAACAACCCTGATTTATTAAACACTGAAGAAGAACTCAAAGATATACAAAAGCAAATTGTTAATGCTAAACATCAAGGAATTGATTGTCAAAAACTTATTGAAAGTTATGAAAACAAAAGAAAATTATTTGATGAAAATCCAATTGTTTATAATTATCTTTTATTGAAGCAAGAGGTCAATGACCTTGTTACTCAAATACAAGATGATATTAATGAACAATTACAGAAAAAGGTTGACTAA
- the miaB gene encoding tRNA (N6-isopentenyl adenosine(37)-C2)-methylthiotransferase MiaB — MKDYSEYFKGPSLRDAKHRGKDEIHHIDDAYEVPADMIGIGKGQKYFIQTYGCQANERDGETLAGILESLGYEATDEIKDAQVVLLNTCAIRENAEEKVFGKIGYLKKVKRTNPNVIFGICGCMAQEEVVIQKILEKHQQVDMIFGTHNIHRLPVLLKQAMLDKEMVLEVWSKEGDVIENLPSHRAHPYKAWVNIMYGCNKFCTYCIVPYTRGKERSRLKNEIIEEVNELKAQGYQEITLLGQNVNSYGKDFDDGYNFASLLADVAQTGIPRIRFTTSHPWDFTDDMIDTIAQYDNIMPAIHLPVQSGNSEVLKRMGRRYSREQYLELFDKIKTKIPDCTITTDIIVGFPGETDEQFEDTITLYEHCEYDLAYTFIYSPRAGTPAAKMEDDIDIHTKEQRLYRLNDLVNEKALKQNQKYLDEVVEVLVEGTSKKDDNMLTGYTRHQKLINFKGHQEHIGQIVPVKVTEVKTWALKGEEIE; from the coding sequence ATGAAAGACTATAGTGAATATTTTAAAGGGCCATCATTAAGAGATGCAAAGCATAGAGGAAAAGATGAGATTCATCATATTGATGATGCTTATGAAGTTCCAGCAGATATGATTGGGATAGGAAAAGGACAGAAGTATTTTATTCAAACTTATGGTTGTCAAGCGAATGAACGTGATGGAGAGACATTGGCAGGAATCTTAGAAAGCTTAGGCTATGAAGCAACTGATGAGATTAAGGATGCCCAGGTTGTTTTATTGAATACATGTGCAATTAGAGAAAATGCGGAAGAAAAAGTTTTTGGAAAAATTGGATATCTTAAGAAGGTGAAACGTACTAATCCAAATGTTATTTTTGGAATTTGTGGTTGCATGGCACAAGAGGAAGTTGTTATTCAAAAAATTCTTGAAAAGCATCAGCAGGTGGATATGATTTTTGGAACACATAACATTCATCGTTTACCAGTATTATTAAAACAGGCCATGTTAGATAAAGAGATGGTCTTAGAAGTTTGGTCAAAAGAAGGAGATGTTATTGAAAATCTTCCTAGTCATCGTGCTCATCCGTATAAAGCATGGGTTAATATTATGTATGGCTGCAATAAATTCTGTACATATTGTATTGTTCCTTATACTCGTGGAAAAGAAAGATCACGTTTAAAAAATGAGATTATTGAAGAAGTGAATGAATTAAAGGCACAAGGATATCAAGAAATCACTTTGTTGGGGCAAAATGTAAATTCTTATGGGAAGGATTTTGATGATGGTTATAATTTTGCATCATTATTAGCTGATGTTGCTCAAACGGGCATTCCGCGTATTCGATTTACAACGAGTCATCCATGGGATTTTACAGATGATATGATTGATACAATTGCTCAATATGATAATATTATGCCAGCAATTCATTTGCCTGTTCAATCAGGAAATAGCGAAGTTCTTAAACGTATGGGTAGACGTTATAGCCGTGAACAATATTTAGAATTATTTGATAAAATTAAAACCAAAATACCTGATTGTACAATTACAACAGATATTATTGTTGGTTTCCCTGGTGAAACAGATGAACAATTTGAAGATACAATAACATTGTATGAACATTGTGAATATGATTTAGCTTATACATTTATCTATTCGCCTCGTGCTGGTACGCCAGCCGCTAAAATGGAAGATGATATTGATATTCATACGAAAGAACAACGTCTTTATCGTTTGAATGATTTAGTGAATGAAAAGGCATTAAAACAAAATCAAAAATATCTAGATGAAGTAGTTGAGGTTTTGGTAGAAGGAACATCTAAAAAAGATGATAATATGTTGACCGGATATACGAGACATCAGAAACTTATTAATTTTAAAGGTCATCAAGAGCATATTGGCCAAATTGTTCCTGTGAAAGTGACCGAAGTAAAGACATGGGCTTTAAAGGGTGAAGAAATTGAATAA